Proteins encoded in a region of the Veillonella parvula genome:
- a CDS encoding hemagglutinin repeat-containing protein — translation MKIKQYTATALCAALLVTNSGPWIPLAVAQSIVPNQGKMGPTMDEAPNGTPIVNINKPNANGLSHNQYDMFNVDDKGVILNNSRRPVSTELAGYVMGNPNLRGAAAKTILNEVTGTGATAMNGALEVAGRKAHVIIANPNGIAVNNGTFINTSAATLTTGNPIITDGKISGYDVKQGTVTVSGQGLDTSRTSRTDILAEAVQLNGKVWADESHVVTGKNTVSVDGGGKVTNVTKTGNSEQVGLDVSQIGGMYANSMYLVGTNDGFGVNNKGILSAQNHISVDSTGKVQNSGTVVAPDISISAKGFTQVGKAKLYADSARISADTFTQTGNVVTKDAPVLITRNNLAVATNTIKNTNGSVLKSEGVLQLGKTMDYNGAIAGKMDALTNVAATIEAGQQGVIFAKSIANKNGGITLKRATTGTTEHIKNEVAPAGSIKRYQLSEERIYDHDDPIPQDKVVVHSSENLQLSINGEHHDSWTKYEYDRTRVKEVVDTSKPGRIISGGNLQIEADLVTNDASQISATGTLVGKIGHYEALNPKGNEYISENGTATGYSRHKHHGWDSTNIREAEYHNDVVQPIDIPLTVYGSHVANSTTGATVDTSVLTSMSQLSTNPNTSYAMETDPNFTNRRTFLSSDYVINRLQLNPMRTQKRLGDGYYEQQLVMQAILRQTGKSRLQAGLTEEEQYRKLMDAGLTIMKSKSMTLGQGLTEAEQQQLTEDVVMLVSQPVVLPNGKTETLLVPTLYLAPTTQRVEGAANMQAQSINLQVGTMHNRGSIVADDAITVHGNTIHNDNGLIKGRTTKVVADTDVRNTQGTIEGRDRTTVYAKNDVINEGGTIKQTDEKGKLIVAADRDIINNGVKYEASNNKVVWNSANSRRETVTAVDRGQITAKGNAVVTAGRDVAMQGGKVTSDKDVTLVAGRQVNMQSMTANHELEEHRYDKGKSGGGHSQTTETHDVVNEATSVGSSVEGNNVTVAANADVALSGSEILAADKVQVEGQNVKLDTASATSTVDHVYKDRKKSLVKRERTDATSVAQVTAVTGSVVSGKDVVIKSGHDVTGQSAKLMGEQSVQVTAAGKVELGADKNVTKETSTYRHKTSGLMGSGIGFTIGTEKRNIDDTNREEKTVRNTIASTKGNVNITANDTVHLTSADVVSKIGTTIEGAAVTLDGNTDTQHMTHDDRYKKSGLTVALGGAIADSVTNATRTIKQAGGRDDKRLVALELNEARKQLQDGYEAVDSALHGAKIRDAVTGKVEKVNGKAKRGPKNIDNAVNLSVSIGSTSQKQGQTVDTATYKGGTVISDGDVHLTARDAKKNGVTLTGESVSAQSISLASASDINIKAGKNTVDVKNDYKSSGWSAGASISLTGGGLLDINASAHMARQNGDTHQESYVPTKIKAAELAQLKAKRDTNIIGSAVAGKKVEVDTGRDLHIQSLQDVDNFKEHSKSAGFSVSSKPTFKDPTGSINASVGRIDSKWKSVTEQAGIYAGEDGYDINVGNSTTLEGALIKSNAPKTKNKLTTKSLEMKDIKNEAEYTYSNNGIGYNYYGSKKKLEEMKTSDKKGYDKIYNNIGLVPNLGIGSKGKASSTTQSAISDGILTVDGKEIDTKTINTNTENTLHQLDKIFDKKKIEERQELARLFSKNAFEQLHNWQPTTKDGKIAKSIAHGIIGEVAARMAGNSPGSGFKATMTNEMLISEINKVAKHDPAVAQWLSAAVGGVVNKVSGESSNSGAASASYATKWNEDLVWNPGVSNTIASLASVGKGVYGLAKNASPALIAGNLVSTPLVTGSGEPTTFDESTMANIPGSAFYRGKITSGVESGGTLMERVDDSSIETGAAPVYSGPWAITVSYPGTSLRVQENYNLDTGFQSINVYHAADGNTYKDTGEYDSLGRRYFRGISTTGATIFTGRVIGPDGTDNWVDIGTDGNSPFSRLQNIATGQVVHSTHTEGDAIFVDNPNDNLVFNTHTNSFQSTLTGKTISTTVALHYADERLSPESSVTIDEIKSGSPLPDGIHFVNKYPDKSKAKSISEENSKKNLDNLNRNSNNKNKNDNKSNSNLSSGLYTVNDRIKKVYKSLKELKSLPKGFKSYQKDKLNIKNEDGLGKQLKEDVGGDWKKIYDHGKDINGNDIEIHYFQNKNGQIFNPKIKRINNKSVNRKLE, via the coding sequence ATGAAAATTAAACAGTATACAGCAACCGCATTGTGTGCAGCCTTATTAGTTACAAATTCTGGACCGTGGATTCCGCTAGCAGTGGCACAATCTATTGTACCGAATCAAGGAAAAATGGGTCCAACTATGGATGAAGCCCCTAATGGGACGCCCATTGTCAATATTAATAAACCGAATGCTAATGGGTTATCTCACAATCAATATGATATGTTTAATGTAGATGACAAAGGGGTTATTCTAAATAACTCAAGGAGACCTGTATCTACAGAACTAGCTGGCTATGTGATGGGTAATCCTAACTTGAGAGGTGCTGCAGCTAAGACGATTTTAAATGAAGTAACTGGAACGGGTGCGACTGCTATGAATGGTGCCTTAGAGGTAGCAGGTCGTAAGGCACATGTTATCATTGCTAATCCAAATGGGATTGCTGTTAATAATGGGACATTTATTAATACCAGTGCAGCTACATTAACAACAGGTAATCCTATTATTACTGATGGAAAAATTTCTGGATATGATGTGAAACAAGGTACTGTGACGGTATCGGGACAAGGGCTCGATACATCGCGTACATCACGTACAGATATTTTGGCGGAAGCGGTACAGCTCAACGGAAAGGTATGGGCTGATGAAAGCCATGTTGTAACTGGTAAAAACACAGTATCTGTCGATGGTGGTGGTAAGGTAACTAATGTTACGAAGACCGGTAACTCAGAGCAAGTAGGTCTGGATGTATCTCAAATCGGTGGTATGTATGCGAATAGTATGTACTTAGTAGGAACCAATGATGGTTTTGGGGTGAATAATAAAGGGATTCTTTCCGCACAAAATCATATTTCTGTAGACAGTACCGGCAAGGTACAAAATAGTGGCACTGTGGTGGCACCGGATATAAGCATTAGTGCAAAAGGCTTTACACAAGTCGGTAAGGCTAAATTGTATGCTGATTCGGCACGTATTTCAGCAGATACTTTCACACAAACCGGTAATGTTGTTACGAAAGATGCACCAGTACTCATCACGCGTAATAATTTAGCAGTAGCTACTAATACAATAAAAAATACGAATGGTAGTGTGCTGAAGTCTGAAGGCGTACTACAACTAGGAAAGACGATGGATTATAACGGCGCTATAGCCGGCAAGATGGATGCGTTGACTAATGTGGCGGCTACTATCGAGGCCGGTCAGCAGGGAGTGATTTTTGCAAAATCCATTGCTAATAAAAATGGTGGTATTACGTTGAAACGGGCTACTACAGGAACTACGGAGCATATTAAAAATGAAGTGGCACCGGCAGGCAGTATCAAACGATATCAGCTATCTGAGGAACGTATTTATGATCATGATGATCCAATTCCACAAGATAAGGTTGTAGTTCACTCTTCTGAAAATTTACAATTGTCTATTAATGGAGAGCATCATGATAGCTGGACGAAATATGAATATGATCGTACACGAGTAAAAGAAGTAGTGGATACTTCCAAACCAGGGCGTATTATTTCGGGTGGTAACTTACAGATCGAAGCGGACCTTGTGACTAATGATGCTAGCCAAATCAGTGCAACGGGTACTTTGGTTGGTAAAATCGGCCATTATGAAGCGCTTAATCCGAAAGGAAATGAATATATTAGTGAGAATGGAACTGCTACTGGTTATAGTCGCCATAAACATCATGGATGGGATTCCACAAATATTCGTGAGGCGGAGTATCATAATGATGTAGTGCAACCGATAGATATACCGTTAACTGTTTATGGCAGTCATGTAGCTAATAGTACAACAGGTGCTACGGTAGATACGTCAGTATTGACGTCTATGAGTCAGTTATCTACAAATCCAAATACATCCTATGCGATGGAAACGGATCCGAATTTTACCAATCGAAGAACTTTTTTATCCTCTGATTATGTTATCAATCGTTTACAACTGAACCCTATGCGTACTCAAAAACGATTAGGAGATGGTTACTACGAACAACAATTGGTAATGCAGGCTATTTTACGCCAAACAGGTAAAAGTAGACTACAGGCGGGATTGACAGAAGAAGAGCAGTATCGAAAACTAATGGATGCAGGCCTCACTATAATGAAGTCTAAATCCATGACGCTTGGACAAGGATTAACTGAGGCGGAGCAACAGCAATTAACGGAAGATGTGGTGATGCTTGTCAGTCAACCGGTAGTATTGCCGAACGGTAAGACTGAAACCTTACTCGTACCGACATTATATTTGGCGCCAACCACACAGCGTGTTGAGGGCGCAGCGAATATGCAGGCTCAATCGATTAATTTGCAAGTGGGTACGATGCATAATCGCGGTAGCATAGTGGCGGATGATGCGATAACTGTACATGGTAATACGATACATAATGATAACGGACTGATTAAAGGTCGCACAACAAAAGTGGTGGCGGATACCGATGTTCGTAATACACAAGGCACGATAGAAGGCCGTGACCGTACAACTGTATATGCTAAGAATGATGTGATAAATGAGGGCGGTACGATTAAGCAAACCGATGAAAAAGGAAAACTTATCGTGGCGGCAGATCGTGATATTATCAATAACGGCGTCAAGTATGAAGCTAGCAATAATAAGGTTGTATGGAATAGTGCCAATAGCCGCCGTGAGACCGTAACCGCTGTAGATCGAGGTCAAATTACGGCGAAAGGTAATGCTGTAGTTACAGCAGGTCGTGATGTTGCTATGCAGGGTGGTAAAGTGACTTCCGATAAGGATGTTACTCTAGTAGCTGGACGTCAGGTAAACATGCAGTCTATGACAGCGAATCATGAATTAGAAGAACATCGCTATGACAAAGGAAAATCCGGTGGTGGTCATTCTCAGACTACAGAAACACATGATGTAGTGAATGAAGCGACATCTGTAGGTAGCAGTGTGGAAGGTAACAATGTAACTGTGGCTGCTAATGCTGATGTAGCACTTAGTGGTAGTGAAATTTTGGCAGCTGATAAGGTACAGGTGGAAGGTCAGAATGTAAAACTTGATACGGCATCGGCAACAAGTACCGTTGACCATGTGTATAAAGATAGGAAGAAAAGTTTAGTTAAACGAGAACGTACAGATGCAACTAGTGTGGCACAAGTGACGGCTGTAACAGGTTCTGTTGTGAGTGGCAAAGACGTTGTGATTAAATCTGGTCATGATGTGACAGGACAATCCGCTAAACTGATGGGGGAACAAAGCGTTCAAGTGACGGCCGCTGGTAAGGTCGAACTCGGTGCGGATAAGAATGTAACGAAAGAGACGAGTACATATCGTCATAAAACTTCAGGTTTAATGGGAAGTGGTATCGGATTTACTATTGGTACAGAAAAACGAAATATAGATGATACCAATCGTGAAGAGAAAACCGTACGTAATACTATTGCTAGTACTAAGGGCAATGTTAATATTACGGCAAATGATACGGTACATCTTACTAGTGCCGATGTAGTAAGTAAAATCGGTACTACAATTGAGGGCGCTGCAGTGACCCTTGACGGTAATACTGATACGCAACATATGACACATGATGATCGCTATAAAAAGTCCGGCTTAACAGTGGCATTAGGTGGTGCTATAGCTGATAGTGTAACGAATGCAACGCGAACTATTAAACAAGCCGGTGGCCGTGATGACAAACGTTTAGTAGCTCTTGAACTTAATGAAGCTCGTAAACAGTTACAAGACGGATATGAAGCTGTAGATAGTGCTTTACATGGAGCCAAAATACGAGATGCAGTGACTGGTAAAGTTGAAAAAGTAAATGGTAAAGCTAAACGAGGTCCTAAAAATATTGATAATGCTGTTAATTTATCTGTATCAATTGGTAGTACATCACAGAAACAAGGTCAAACAGTAGATACTGCAACTTATAAAGGTGGTACTGTTATTAGTGACGGTGATGTTCATTTGACGGCTCGTGATGCTAAAAAAAATGGTGTTACTCTTACTGGTGAAAGCGTATCTGCTCAATCCATTAGTCTGGCTAGCGCTAGCGATATTAATATAAAGGCTGGTAAGAATACAGTAGATGTGAAAAATGATTATAAGAGTTCTGGCTGGAGTGCAGGAGCGAGTATCAGTTTAACTGGTGGTGGCCTTCTCGATATTAATGCGAGTGCTCATATGGCACGACAAAATGGAGATACTCACCAAGAAAGTTATGTACCAACAAAAATTAAAGCTGCTGAATTAGCACAACTTAAGGCTAAACGAGATACGAATATTATTGGCTCTGCTGTAGCGGGTAAAAAGGTAGAAGTAGATACAGGTCGTGATTTACATATTCAAAGCTTGCAAGATGTAGATAACTTTAAAGAACATAGTAAATCTGCGGGCTTCTCCGTATCATCTAAACCAACATTTAAGGATCCAACTGGCAGTATAAATGCTAGCGTAGGAAGAATCGATAGCAAATGGAAAAGCGTAACAGAACAAGCTGGCATTTATGCTGGAGAAGATGGTTATGACATTAATGTAGGTAACAGTACTACATTAGAAGGTGCTCTAATTAAAAGTAACGCTCCAAAAACTAAGAATAAACTGACTACAAAATCTCTAGAGATGAAAGATATCAAGAACGAAGCCGAATATACATATAGCAACAATGGTATTGGATATAACTACTATGGCAGTAAAAAGAAACTCGAAGAGATGAAGACCAGCGATAAAAAAGGCTATGATAAGATTTATAACAATATCGGTCTAGTTCCAAACTTAGGCATAGGATCTAAAGGTAAAGCAAGCTCTACTACTCAATCTGCTATCTCTGATGGTATACTAACTGTAGATGGTAAAGAAATTGATACTAAAACCATCAATACGAATACCGAAAATACGTTGCATCAATTAGATAAGATTTTCGATAAAAAGAAAATTGAAGAACGTCAAGAATTAGCACGTCTTTTCTCTAAAAATGCATTTGAACAACTACACAACTGGCAACCAACAACGAAAGATGGCAAAATCGCTAAATCTATTGCACATGGCATCATAGGTGAAGTAGCAGCGCGTATGGCTGGTAATTCACCTGGTAGTGGGTTTAAAGCTACTATGACTAATGAGATGTTAATCAGTGAAATTAATAAAGTGGCTAAACATGATCCAGCTGTAGCACAATGGTTGAGTGCTGCCGTAGGCGGGGTTGTTAATAAAGTAAGTGGTGAATCAAGTAATAGTGGTGCGGCATCAGCATCTTATGCTACAAAATGGAATGAGGATCTTGTTTGGAATCCAGGAGTCTCAAATACTATAGCCTCTTTAGCTTCAGTTGGTAAAGGTGTTTATGGCCTAGCAAAGAATGCATCACCAGCTTTAATTGCTGGGAATTTAGTAAGTACTCCACTTGTAACTGGTTCGGGCGAGCCTACTACTTTTGATGAAAGTACAATGGCTAATATTCCTGGCAGTGCATTTTATAGAGGCAAAATAACTTCTGGTGTTGAATCAGGTGGAACATTGATGGAGCGTGTTGATGATAGCTCTATTGAAACTGGAGCGGCTCCAGTTTATAGTGGTCCATGGGCTATAACCGTATCTTATCCTGGCACTTCATTACGGGTTCAAGAAAATTATAATTTAGATACTGGATTTCAGTCTATTAATGTATATCATGCAGCAGATGGAAATACATATAAAGACACCGGTGAATATGATAGTCTTGGTCGCCGATATTTTAGAGGCATAAGCACAACGGGGGCAACTATATTCACAGGGCGTGTTATTGGTCCTGATGGTACAGATAATTGGGTAGATATTGGTACTGATGGCAATTCTCCGTTTTCTAGATTGCAAAATATAGCAACAGGCCAGGTTGTACATTCAACACATACTGAAGGTGATGCAATATTTGTAGATAATCCAAATGATAATTTGGTATTTAATACTCATACTAATTCTTTTCAATCAACGTTAACAGGGAAAACAATTTCCACAACAGTTGCACTGCACTATGCAGACGAACGATTGAGTCCGGAATCGTCAGTTACAATAGATGAAATTAAATCTGGAAGTCCATTACCTGATGGGATTCATTTTGTAAATAAATATCCGGATAAGAGTAAGGCTAAATCTATATCGGAAGAAAATTCTAAGAAAAATTTAGATAATCTCAATAGGAACTCTAATAATAAAAATAAGAATGATAATAAGTCTAATAGCAATTTATCTAGTGGATTATATACTGTAAATGATCGAATTAAGAAGGTTTATAAATCCTTGAAGGAGTTAAAGTCATTACCTAAAGGTTTTAAGAGTTACCAAAAAGATAAATTAAATATAAAAAATGAGGATGGTCTCGGTAAACAATTAAAAGAAGATGTAGGGGGCGATTGGAAAAAAATATATGACCATGGGAAAGATATTAATGGAAATGATATAGAAATCCATTATTTCCAAAATAAAAATGGTCAAATATTTAATCCAAAGATAAAAAGGATTAATAATAAATCGGTAAATCGAAAGCTAGAATAA
- a CDS encoding ShlB/FhaC/HecB family hemolysin secretion/activation protein has protein sequence MKVVSIAAGCVGLVGVMCATTTLAADVPSSFIQQEAARADASLRQRAEAPMARAALSRSESSYDNLNGAPMDALPQDAVSFPIDQIVITSSEPVFKKYRNQLKIYNHNNIGAEGIAVLQKQLQEQILADGYVTSQVVVPNQDLQSGTLTFEILPGYVEDIVLTNPKARTNWRSAFPVRPGYVLRRQALEQGIDQMRNVPEQDVKLSIEPGTKPLHSIVKLMVEQKGFVHGSLILDNAGYESTGKYQGTMYVSFSQLAGLNDTLSASITKDMGHHGDGHGSKQYAINYAVPDGNRMYRLSMYQYSYHQLVFMPEAFRSSGNTRGIEFSVEQVLNRTSRSKTAAVAKVIHKTRHSYIDDIEIGVQEQHTTALELGLSHRQYSGNTMSDIYLFYRQGIRGLGATVRSWEGVADNPTTLYKMAGLEGEVQSGVRIGHKQGVYTMRFRSQFTNQRLFGTDQFSIGGRYSVRGFSGEETLRGDSGYYIQNEWALPFRRQRITPYIGIDIGHVWGPSTATQIGNTLVGGVIGVRGNIGDAFRYEVSLGTPLKKPDGFTTDTSVWAFRSSYQF, from the coding sequence ATGAAAGTAGTATCAATCGCTGCCGGTTGTGTGGGCTTAGTTGGCGTTATGTGTGCAACGACAACTTTGGCAGCGGATGTACCTTCCTCATTTATTCAACAAGAAGCGGCTCGAGCCGATGCTTCTTTGCGTCAACGCGCGGAGGCACCGATGGCAAGGGCCGCTTTGTCGCGTTCAGAATCAAGTTATGACAATTTAAATGGCGCACCTATGGATGCATTGCCACAAGACGCAGTGTCATTTCCAATTGATCAGATTGTGATTACGTCATCAGAACCGGTCTTTAAGAAGTATAGGAATCAACTGAAAATATATAATCATAACAACATTGGGGCAGAGGGGATTGCTGTACTGCAAAAGCAATTACAAGAGCAAATTCTTGCCGATGGATATGTAACGAGTCAAGTGGTAGTTCCGAATCAGGATTTACAATCGGGTACACTTACTTTTGAGATTTTACCGGGCTATGTGGAAGATATTGTTCTTACAAATCCGAAAGCTCGCACAAATTGGCGAAGTGCGTTTCCTGTTCGTCCCGGATATGTACTGCGTCGACAAGCATTAGAGCAAGGTATAGACCAGATGCGAAATGTACCGGAACAAGATGTAAAGCTTAGCATCGAGCCGGGTACAAAGCCACTTCACTCTATTGTGAAACTAATGGTAGAACAAAAAGGCTTTGTGCATGGGTCGTTGATTTTAGACAATGCAGGTTACGAATCGACAGGGAAATACCAAGGTACTATGTATGTATCATTTAGTCAGTTGGCAGGGCTTAATGATACTTTATCGGCTAGTATAACGAAGGATATGGGTCATCATGGTGATGGACATGGATCAAAGCAGTATGCCATAAATTATGCCGTACCTGATGGAAATCGAATGTATCGCTTATCCATGTATCAATATAGTTATCATCAATTGGTATTTATGCCAGAAGCATTCCGTTCTTCTGGGAATACTCGGGGGATTGAGTTTTCTGTAGAGCAGGTTTTGAATCGGACGAGTCGCTCCAAGACCGCTGCTGTCGCTAAGGTGATTCATAAAACACGCCATAGTTACATTGATGATATAGAAATCGGTGTACAAGAGCAACATACCACAGCATTGGAACTAGGATTATCCCATCGTCAATATAGTGGGAATACCATGTCTGATATATACCTCTTTTATCGTCAAGGCATACGAGGCCTAGGTGCTACGGTACGTAGTTGGGAAGGCGTGGCAGATAATCCGACTACGTTATATAAAATGGCAGGACTTGAGGGCGAAGTGCAAAGCGGTGTACGTATCGGTCATAAACAAGGTGTGTATACGATGCGCTTTAGAAGCCAATTTACAAATCAACGATTGTTTGGAACTGATCAATTTAGTATAGGTGGACGCTATTCCGTACGTGGCTTCAGTGGGGAAGAAACACTTCGTGGTGACTCTGGTTACTACATTCAAAATGAATGGGCCTTACCATTTAGACGACAACGAATAACTCCGTATATAGGTATAGATATAGGTCATGTATGGGGGCCGTCCACAGCGACACAAATTGGTAATACCTTAGTAGGTGGGGTTATCGGTGTTCGTGGGAATATCGGTGATGCATTTCGCTATGAAGTGTCATTAGGCACTCCACTTAAAAAGCCGGACGGTTTTACTACTGATACAAGTGTATGGGCTTTCAGATCCAGTTATCAGTTTTAA
- a CDS encoding immunity protein YezG family protein — protein sequence MAFLYYKFYTPIYPLFGSNDRVTDEYWLQNRHKWRYQNFGVLAREDEFEPDVYKEMLKGPRGVLLLEDMESRVLAKNYTAIDKAFKLKHKSLESELEKHYNKVAKHIFKLTPLNWHRAKLHFEMNVDNPSVELLVYKTEDDSCITKYIENNDKEPAIISEVMYDLKNEVVAMIETFKFYNQTPFSGLVYTLTSNGEVSLELTYGDK from the coding sequence TTGGCTTTTCTTTACTACAAATTTTATACACCCATTTATCCACTATTTGGATCTAATGATCGCGTAACTGATGAGTATTGGCTTCAAAATAGACATAAGTGGAGATATCAGAATTTTGGTGTTCTGGCTAGAGAAGATGAATTTGAGCCGGATGTATATAAAGAAATGCTAAAAGGTCCTCGAGGTGTTTTATTATTGGAGGATATGGAATCTCGTGTATTAGCAAAAAATTATACTGCCATTGATAAGGCATTTAAGTTAAAGCATAAAAGCTTAGAATCGGAACTTGAGAAACATTATAATAAAGTGGCAAAACATATATTTAAATTAACGCCTCTAAATTGGCATCGTGCTAAATTACATTTTGAGATGAATGTTGATAATCCTTCTGTAGAGCTTTTGGTTTATAAAACTGAGGATGATTCATGTATTACAAAGTATATAGAAAATAATGATAAAGAGCCGGCTATTATTTCGGAAGTTATGTATGATTTAAAAAATGAAGTGGTAGCGATGATTGAGACTTTTAAATTCTATAATCAAACCCCATTCTCTGGTTTAGTATATACATTAACCTCTAATGGTGAGGTATCTTTAGAGCTAACTTATGGAGATAAATGA
- a CDS encoding immunity protein YezG family protein, giving the protein MNTYINKIRDILVECTPKYWYKIYLFFECTESGMSSACYYVKTPAGSIISYGDLLYNCSDEKIKSIKAGTSEILTYVRLLHEASTEQWTWGTMYISHDDYEPHCEFHNDPVTDDCWLQNRYKWVYKNFGVLENEDEFEPDVYKEMLKGPRGVLLLEDMESRVLAKNYTAIDKAFKLKHKSLESELEKHYNKVAKSIYKLTPLNWHRAKLHFEMNVDNPSVELLVYKTEDDSCITKYVENNDKEPAIISEVMYDLKNEILAMIETLKFYNQTPFSGLVYTLTSNGEVSLELTYGDK; this is encoded by the coding sequence ATGAATACATATATTAATAAAATAAGAGATATATTGGTGGAGTGTACGCCTAAATATTGGTATAAGATTTATTTGTTTTTTGAATGTACAGAATCAGGTATGAGTTCGGCTTGTTATTATGTAAAAACCCCGGCTGGTTCAATCATTAGTTATGGAGATTTGCTATATAATTGCAGTGATGAAAAAATAAAATCTATAAAAGCTGGGACTAGTGAGATTTTAACGTATGTACGATTACTACATGAAGCCTCTACAGAGCAATGGACGTGGGGGACAATGTATATTTCACACGATGATTATGAGCCACATTGTGAATTCCATAATGACCCTGTAACTGACGATTGCTGGCTCCAAAATAGATATAAGTGGGTATATAAAAACTTTGGTGTTTTGGAAAATGAAGATGAATTTGAGCCGGATGTATATAAAGAAATGCTCAAAGGTCCACGAGGTGTTTTATTATTGGAAGATATGGAATCTCGTGTATTAGCAAAAAATTATACTGCTATTGATAAGGCGTTTAAGTTAAAGCATAAAAGCTTAGAATCAGAACTTGAGAAACATTATAATAAAGTGGCCAAAAGTATATACAAATTAACGCCTTTAAATTGGCATCGTGCTAAATTACACTTTGAGATGAATGTTGATAATCCCTCTGTAGAGCTTTTGGTTTATAAAACTGAGGATGATTCATGTATTACAAAGTATGTAGAAAATAATGATAAAGAGCCGGCTATTATTTCGGAAGTTATGTATGATTTAAAGAATGAGATTTTAGCGATGATTGAGACTCTTAAATTCTATAATCAAACCCCATTCTCTGGTTTAGTATATACATTAACATCTAATGGTGAGGTATCTTTAGAGCTAACTTATGGAGATAAATGA
- a CDS encoding helix-turn-helix domain-containing protein: MQFYKNLKRARVRMGKSQIEVAKAVGISNAALSNYETGYREPDLDTLCALSRYYGLTLDELLDVNGEQHEPIYDLSPVLKNKYIAYKGEVFELKDSQKRALLRELDNLFTKFEKSKVEDKDSKPKTYKHGNPHINRAGLASSAGSLAARRNLK; encoded by the coding sequence ATGCAGTTTTACAAGAACTTAAAGCGTGCTCGCGTGCGCATGGGTAAAAGCCAAATCGAAGTAGCAAAGGCCGTAGGTATCAGTAATGCGGCGCTTTCAAATTACGAAACAGGGTATCGCGAACCAGATTTAGATACACTCTGTGCTCTGTCTCGATATTATGGATTGACCTTGGATGAGCTGTTGGATGTAAATGGAGAACAACACGAGCCCATCTATGATCTCAGTCCTGTATTAAAAAATAAATACATCGCCTATAAAGGTGAAGTATTCGAGTTGAAAGACTCACAAAAACGTGCGCTCTTGCGTGAGCTAGACAATCTATTTACTAAATTTGAGAAATCAAAAGTAGAAGATAAAGACAGCAAGCCAAAGACGTACAAACATGGGAACCCACATATCAATCGGGCTGGACTAGCTAGCAGTGCTGGTAGTCTGGCGGCACGACGGAATCTAAAATAA